The following coding sequences are from one Triticum aestivum cultivar Chinese Spring chromosome 5A, IWGSC CS RefSeq v2.1, whole genome shotgun sequence window:
- the LOC123102245 gene encoding C-factor: MRANTLRAAMATARMAVSSLSSPARALSSAAAAPPASGVSMVQGASRGIGLEFVRQLLRRSDQGRVVATCRAPDSAAELQELRREHAGRLTVLPLDVTDESTIEAAAAAVGETHGSLDLLINAAGILSIPNVIQPETSLSKVQKSSLLLAYEVNAVGPILVIKHMRPFLKIGASLETGKGFSLVANMSARVGSIGDNALGGWHSYRASKTALNQLTKTASVELGKKDNIACILLHPGTVDTDLSRPFQRNVAKDKLFTREFSVQKLLSIIDNAKKTDNGKFFAWDGQEIPW; the protein is encoded by the exons ATGCGCGCGAACACGCTGAGAGCAGCAATGGCGACGGCGAGGATGGCGGTGTCGTCGCTGTCGTCGCCGGCAAGGGCGCTCTCGTCCGCGGCCGCGGCCCCTCCCGCCTCCGGCGTGTCCATGGTGCAGGGCGCGTCGCGCGGCATCGGGCTcgagttc GTGAGGCAGCTGCTGCGGCGGAGCGACCAGGGCCGCGTCGTCGCGACGTGCCGCGCCCCCGACTCCGCCGCCGAGCTCCAGGAGCTGAGGCGGGAGCACGCGGGGCGCCTCACCGTGCTGCCCCTGGACGTCACCGACGAGAGCACCATAGAG GCCGCCGCAGCCGCAGTTGGGGAGACCCACGGATCTCTCGACCTACTGATCAATGCCGCCGGCATACTTTCGATCCCAAATGTGATACAGCCAG AGACCTCGTTGAGCAAAGTTCAGAAGTCATCCCTGCTACTGGCATATGAAGTCAATGCCGTCGGTCCTATTCTAGTCATCAAG CATATGCGTCCGTTCCTGAAGATTGGTGCGAGCTTGGAAACAGGGAAAGGTTTCTCGTTGGTTGCAAATATGAGCGCTAGGGTTGGCTCGATAGGAGACAATGCTCTGGGAGGCTGGCATTCGTACAGAGCTTCTAAAACAGCACTGAATCAAT TGACAAAGACTGCATCAGTCGAGTTGGGCAAGAAGGACAACATCGCCTGCATTTTGCTGCATCCAGGAACAGTCGACACCGATCTCTCACGGCCGTTCCAGAGAAACGTGGCCAAAGATAAGCTCTTCACGAGGGAGTTCTCTGTACAGAAGCTCCTGTCTATCATCGACAATGCCAAGAAGACTGACAACGGGAAGTTCTTCGCTTGGGATGGCCAAGAAATTCCTTGGTGA
- the LOC123102243 gene encoding auxin-responsive protein SAUR76 has translation MDRLRSVVLRRCKSLSRAGSRRASSSSSYSNLRSMSARDAAAGEDSEAAAAEGASAVVFVGSSRRRYVISARHLRHPLIAALIDDAGGGGVGDGSKEPVAVRCEVVLFDHLLWMLDNAVDLRAGAGGEDDAVRELAQLYAT, from the coding sequence atggacAGGCTGAGGAGCGTGGTGCTGCGCAGGTGCAAGAGCCTGTCGCGGGCGGGGAGCAGGCGGGCGTCCTCCTCCAGCTCCTACAGCAACCTCCGCTCCATGTCGGCCAGggacgccgccgccggcgaggACAGCGAGGCGGCGGCTGCAGAGGGGGCGTCGGCGGTGGTGTTCGTGGGCAGCTCGCGCCGGCGGTACGTCATCAGCGCCaggcacctccgccacccgctgaTCGCCGCGCTCATTgacgacgccggcggcggcggggtcggggatgGTAGCAAGGAGCCGGTGGCCGTGAGGTGCGAGGTCGTGCTGTTCGACCACCTGCTGTGGATGCTCGACAACGCCGTCGAcctccgcgccggcgccggcggcgaggacGACGCCGTCAGGGAGCTGGCCCAGCTCTACGCCACGTGA
- the LOC123102244 gene encoding vacuolar-sorting receptor 1, which translates to MLRLLIIWAAILGCCHGQSEVSRRNSRLRVMSPPELEGTYGCASTDFGFPQHGGSMTGVVVYPRRNTMACTSFDDFGISLRSRPAGALPVILLVDRGECYYTTKVRNGQKAGAAAVLLVDQITQPLFTVDKSESSQATNDLQDVTIPSALITRSLGNSLKKAIDNVDLVNVSFNWGESRLYPDERAEYEFWTNSNDECGPKCDSQVDFLKRFKGVAQTLEKKGYTQFTPHYITWHCPESYQNSKMCRSQCINYGRYCAPDPEQHRYDGCDVVVQKLHQLCVFKVAKRTGKPWLWWDYVTHFAIRCSMKEMNYSKRCADRVIESLGLNQKEVDMCVGDPSADEENPALKAEQDTQIGKGSHSDITMLPTLVINNRQYRGKLEKGAVLRALCTSFQENNKPSVCSNEEDIQTNQCLDNNGGCWQDMAANVTACKDTSTGTVCECPVLQGVKYIGDGYNDCKAPMYQDWQPIKIRNTHTYSSYLTEVVHKAIYNLFAGIFAAHKVF; encoded by the exons ATGCTGAGGCTACTGATCATTTGGGCAGCGATCTTGGGCTGCTGCCATGGGCAGTCCGAAGTGTCCCGGAGGAACAGCCGGCTGAGGGTGATGTCACCGCCGGAGCTCGAGGGCACATACGGCTGTGCCAGCACCGACTTCGGTTTCCCGCAGCACGGTGGCTCCATGACCGGCGTGGTCGTCTACCCAAGGCGCAACACGATGGCCTGCACGAGCTTCGATGACTTTGGCATCTCTCTCCGTTCTCGCCCAGCCGGCGCGCTTCCTGTTATCTTGCTCGTCGACAGGGGAG AATGTTACTACACAACCAAGGTGAGGAATGGGCAGAAAGCAGGAGCAGCAGCAGTTCTTCTTGTTGATCAAATAACTCAACCATTATTTACAGTCGACAAATCAGAAAGCAGCCAGGCAACAAATGATTTACAGGATGTCACCATTCCTTCAGCACTTATAACCAGAAGCCTTGGGAACAGTCTCAAGAAAGCAATTGATAATGTCGATTTGGTTAATGTAAGCTTCAACTGGGGGGAGTCCCGATTGTACCCTGATGAGCGTGCTGAGTATGAATTCTGGACAAACAGTAATGATGAATGTGGTCCAAAATGCGATAGCCAGGTTGATTTCCTAAAGAGATTTAAAGGTGTAGCCCAGACACTTGAGAAGAAGGGCTACACGCAGTTCACTCCTCATTACATTACTTGGCATTGCCCAGAGAGTTACCAAAATAGCAAAATGTGCAGGTCCCAATGTATCAACTATGGGAGATATTGTGCACCAGACCCGGAACAACATAGGTATGATGGGTGCGATGTAGTGGTTCAGAAATTACATCAACTTTGTGTGTTCAAAGTTGCAAAGAGGACTGGGAAGCCTTGGTTATGGTGGGACTATGTGACTCATTTTGCTATTAGGTGCTCAATGAAGGAAATGAACTACAGTAAAAGATGTGCTGACAGAGTAATCGAATCACTTG GCCTTAATCAAAAAGAGGTTGACATGTGTGTTGGTGATCCTTCCGCGGACGAGGAAAATCCTGCGCTAAAAGCTGAACAAGACACACAG ATTGGCAAGGGTTCTCATAGTGATATTACTATGTTACCAACACTTGTAATCAACAATAGACAATACAGAG GGAAACTTGAAAAAGGAGCAGTTCTTAGAGCTCTCTGCACCAGCTTCCAAGAAAATAATAAACCATCTGTTTGCTCAAATGAAG AAGACATACAAACCAATCAATGCTTGGACAACAATGGCGGTTGTTGGCAAGATATGGCTGCTAACGTGACTGCGTGCAAG GACACCTCCACTGGAACAGTTTGTGAATGTCcagttttgcaaggtgtgaagtacATTGGTGATGGTTACAACGACTGCAAAG CTCCCATGTATCAAGATTGGCAGCCGATCAAGATCCGTAATACCCATACATATTCTTCTTATTTA ACAGAGGTTGTCCATAAGGCCATTTACAACCTCTTTGCAG GAATATTTGCGGCACATAAGGTGTTCTAA